Below is a genomic region from Balaenoptera ricei isolate mBalRic1 chromosome 3, mBalRic1.hap2, whole genome shotgun sequence.
ctatgaacacatctagaagttttataggcttaggttttacatttagagaTAATTTTTGAATATGGTTAGTTTTGTATATGgatgtaaattaatttttttatataaatatccaACTGTTGCAGCACCTTATCCAGTGACTTCCCTTTGAACCTTTGTTAAATTCAGTTGTCCATATAtctaatctggatgccttttatttccttttttgcctGATTGCACTGCCAGAACCtccagtaccatgttgaatagaagtgccAGGAGCAGACATCCTTGTATTTCTTCTGATCTTAgtgagaaagcattcagtcttttatcattatgtgtgatgttagttgtaggtttttcataaatgTCCATTTTTAGTTTGAGGAAGTCCTCTTCTATTCCTAGTCTTGggagagtttatttatttatttattttttaattcaggaatggatgttggcttttgtcaaatgctttttctgtgtctattgatataatcatgtttgtctttctttttttgttaattaataTGGTGAAAATCATCACCTGATTTTTGATTGTTAACACTGTTGTTCatgatatattttcctttttatatactaTTGGATGTGATTTTGTAAAGTTTTAGAATTTctgtatctatgttcatgagggatattagtctacatatttattttcttataacatctttgtctggagttggtatcaggataatagtAACCTCATAGAATGATTTAGGAACCagtccatcttttaaaattttctgaagcACTTTATCTAGAAttgatataatttcttccttagttatttattaaaattcaggAGTGAAGTCCTCATGAATTGGACTTTTCttagttggaatatttttaactagaaatttaatttcttccCAATCAAAGGGCACAGAGAGGCTGGAAGGAAAAGACCCAACTTCATGCTGCCTAAAAAGGTCTCAATTCACTAAAGACACACATAGGCTTAAagtgaaggaatgaaagaagCTATTTTATGCAAGTGGCAAACGAAATAACGTGGGAGTAgccatacttatatcagacaaaatagactttaagcccgAAACAGTAACAAGAAAGCAAGAAGGTCactgtataatgataaagggtcaatacatcaagaagatataacaatcataaatatatatgcacccaacatcagagcacctaaatatattaaacacATACTAACAAATCTAAAGGCAGAAATAGACTACAACACAATAATAAGGGACTTCAATATCCACTTTCCACAATAGGTAggtcatccagagagaaaattagtAAGAAAACATTGGAATTCAACCGCACTTTAGACTAAGTTGATTTAACAGACATATATAGGACGTTTCATCCAACAGCatcagattacacattcttcttaagtaCATCAGGATAAATTATATGATAGGCCACAAAAAAAgccttagcaaatttaagaaaattgaaaccatatcaagtatcttttccaacaacaatgGTATGTGGGCAGTAATCAACAAGAAGAGAAAGGCTGGAAAATTTACAACATGTGGAAACTTAACAAATACTCCTGAACAACTAATggatcaaagaaatcaaaagagaaattatgaaatattattaaacaaatgaaaatggaaacacacacaccaaaaccTTTGAGATGCTGCAAAACTATTCTTAGAAGGAAGTTATagctataaatgcatatattaagaaaaaaaaaagtcaaataaaaaacCAAATTTTAGGCCTCAaggaactaaaaaaacaaactaagcccaaatttagcagatggaaaaaataaagatcagagcaggaataaataatataaagatcAGAAAACCAGtataaaagatcagtgaaactaataGCTGGctttttttggaaaagataaacaaaattgactaatctttagctagactaagaaaaaagaagaatacctaaaaaaataaaatcagaaataacaaAGGGGGTGTTACCATCGATAACACAAAAATACAGATGATCCTAATAGGCTCCTATGAACAATTGTTTGTCAACAAATTAAATAACCtacaagaaatggataaatttccagaaatatacaacctaccaagactgaatcaagaagaaattcaAAATCAGAACAGACCAGTAATGTGTaaagagactgaatcagtaatcaaaaacctcccaacacagataagcccagaaccagatgctTTCACTGGTTAATTCTACCAAAtgcttaaagaagaattaatgtcaattcttcccaaactcttccaaaaaactgaagtggATGAAACACTCTCAAACTAATTTTATAATACCAGAgttaccctgaaaccaaaaccagataagacactacaaaaaagaaaattataaaccaatatccctgatgaatataggtataaaaaatcaacaaaatattagcgaaacaaattaaacaacacatgaaaaggatcatactccgTGATCAAATGTGATTGAATCctgggatacaaggatggttcaacataaacaaatcaataaatgtgatacatcacgttaatagaataaaaaataaaaatcatagaatcatctcaataggtgcagaaaaatcatgaaaaaatgcaacatttttttcatgaaaaaatcTTCAACAATTTGGGTACAGAAAGAATATACTTCAATATAGTAAAGGCCATAAaagacaaatccacagctaacatcatactcaatggtgaaagtttgaaaacttttcctctaagaccaggaataaGACAAGTATGCCTACTCTCGCcaatcttattcaacatagtactggaagtcctacctAGAGCAaccacaaaagataaagaaataaaagtcatccaaatcaaaaagacagaagtaaaattttatttacttgcaGGTGATATGATATAcattgaaaatcctaaagacttaGCCAAAACACTCTTGGAattaatcaacaaattcagtaaagttgcaagatataaggtcaacatacagaaattgttttttgttgttgttgttgtttctaaaGACTAACAATAAAACACtggatgaagaaataaagaaaaccatcccattcacaatagaacccaaaagaataaactacttaggaataaatttaatcaaaacGTGAAAGATCTATACAATCAAAATGACATgattttgataaaagaaattgaagaagacacaaacaaatggaaagatatcctgtattCATGGATTAtaggaattaatattattaaaatattcagaGTACCCAGAGCCATCTAtacattcaatgcaatctgtactataatttcaatggcattttttacagaaatagaaaaaatactcTTGAAAAAGGCACTGAACACCCAAACATCTCTGAGAAAGAACAATTTCAGATGTATCACTCTCCCTGATTTAAAACTATGCTTCATAGCTATAGCTATAAAAATGGTGTGGTGCTAGCATTAAAATAGATATATACaccatagagcagaataaagagcccagaattaaacctctgttatatggtcaactaatacttgacaagggagccaagttCCCTTGTTGTGATGATAACACATATTGTCTCCACCTCACATTGTGCTCTTGAGGATTATGTGACataatgtaagtgaaatcatttaTGTCAAATCTAAATTCCAGAACAAGTAAAATTTGCTGTTTCAACTTCAAAGCAGAAACTTGTGGATCTCAGTAACAGACCCCTCCCACAACTCCCATGCACAACTCATTCTGAGCAGAGCCCAGAGCAGGCACCAGGGCAACAGAAGGGTCTACAGGGATCCAGGGAGTCTGATCTCACTGGGTCCTTTGGGAAAAGACAACATACAAAGGGCAGTTGATGGTACTTGACATGGCAGAGAACTCCCGTTCTTAGCTCCCATTAGCTGGttgaagtccaaaatcagggaGAACTTCCTGAGCATAAAAAACCTACCTGACTAACAATTTCTGGATTTTCCTGTATGGATGACAACAAAAAATAGTTCTGTCTGCCTggcagaaaatggacaaaagtgaAGAAATAAATAGGCTGTCAAACTGTGTATTCATGGATTCAACTAGGAAACTAAGGTaagatgaaggaaaaaaggaaagtagTCTACTTTATGACATAACATTTACCTTGCTTGTATTTAACATGTCATAAGCAGTTTCATCTCGCTTCAGAAATCTATTCTTTTGACTAAGATAAAAAATGTTTCACAAACAAATCCAAAGTTTCAGATTAGAATCTACAAAATGTTTTTGTATCATTGTGAGTTGCCTGTTAAAAACACTGCCTTTaaaccagaaaaaagaagaaaactgtgtCTTATTTTTCCTAGTGATTAATTGACTTGAAAGTGATATCGAAGAAATTTCAGAGTGATAATATTTAGaatacttactttaaaaaaacctctCAGAAATGACTGTGAATTATGGGTTCCTCTAACCATGTAATGTTCTGTAAAGGAAAGAATGTTCCATCCATCATGATTGTTTAGTCAATAACTAATAAGGAAATAACAAAGCCCATCTCTGTACACCACTGAcatattttctgttaaaatatattttcctctcCTTTGGCAACCATCAGAGTAGTTAGAGTTTGATTTCCCTCTTAAAGGGaaggtgaaagggaagaaacagtGTGTGGTCCTGGGGTAGTTCTGTAGAGAAgcatagaaaaaaagaattaacagggTTGGCAGTTAACTGAGAAAAGGAAGTAGAGAGGAATAGTGAGTGGAagggtaaaattttaaatgagagaaaggaAGATTGAGATGCTCTTTGGAGACTAAACGTGTGACTTTAAGTGGCATGTGGACTTGAAGTCAATAGGTGTGTGGATAAAGGAGAATCAATAGATGAGAGAAGGGATACTGATTTTGCTGCATGCATGCGTGAAAGTGTGCCAGGAATGTCCCCACTCTCTGCATCTCTGCCAGTTGGTTCCTGAGGCCAGAATGACTCCTTCAAGGGTCCGTGTCTTTGACTCCTGAATGTATGTCCTGTGGAACTCAGTGCATCCTCACAGAGGACAGGCTGTTATATCATAGGGCATGCATTTACCAGATCTTTTGCTAGAGATATTTAATCAGAGAAAGGGTGTCAGAGTAAGGGGGCATTAGTCCTTCCAggataaaaagaaagtaattcaCAACAATGCAATGTTGAAAATGGGACAGATCTCGGGATGAATGTCCCCTGTCATATCATCAACCAAAGAATTCACTGGCACGTGAACTCACCAGAGATGCTAAGGGTGAGCACATTTCACTCTGAGAAATTAACTTGTTTTACTACTTTGTTCAGGGCTGCAAGCTGTGGGAAGCAAAGGTATGAGTCTACACATGTGACAATACAAGGGTTAagacccagaaaaagaaaagttgcaGAGCAGGCTATTATGCTTAATAACTTGGGTTTATATAAAGTAGTGGAATCTACCATAAAATGCAACAACCATGACTGATTCTTCTAATCTGGTTCTGCTGGTCACATCACTTTGCAGTCCAACTGAAATGATTCATTTACCTAACAATTATAAATAAGACAGTTATCAGAACACTCAATCTGTCAAGGTATGAAAATAACCCAGAATATATTGGCACATCTATTTACAGATCTTCATTCAAGACATAAGGGCTAAATATGAGTATCTTTTAAATGGGTaggcattttaaaagttttatgcataaatgaaatttataaatattgaaattgaatataaataaatataaattgaataaatatagttgaatataaatataaaagttgaAATACATTGATATTTAGGGTGTGTACTAGATgataaaaatccacatataaactATAATGAACTAATAATTTGGaagttaaaatttgtttttttcacagCTTTCTAAACACTTTTTCACCATTCTTACCCATGAGAGTGAATTTTACACTAATGTAGAGCATCTTTGGTTGTTCCTTAAGGGTTCTAGAAGTAAAATAACTAATGTAAATaagtagaaaataagaaataatttatagTAACGTCCTGCTAGTCAGGAAAGTCAAGATAATAGTAGACCTGGGTATAGTTCCTTCCTTGTTAACTAGCTGGGTGATATGGGACTAACCATTTAACTTTTCTGAACTGTAAATTCTTCATCACCAAAATAACGGGGAGATAAAAATGACTGGGCATAAGACTGAAGTAGATTTTGCTAAGGTACCTTCTAACTCTAAAATTCAAAGGTTCTACAAATATACAATAAACTTAAAGAATCTTTGCTATAGGCAACCACAACCCCAATGATCCTTGCCTGCCAGTATTCATACCGTATTCTGTATTCTGCCCTTGACGAAGGGCTGGACCTTATTACTTCTGATACTAGGTTACAAAAAGACTGTGAGTTCCATCTTGCTCTCActctctatctctctccctcttccctctccctcccctctttcttAAAGGAAGCTACCATAGTGTGAGCTGCCCCACGGAAaggcaaggaactgagggaggCTCCCAgacaacagccagcaaggaattgCGGCCCCTCAGTCCAAAAGCCCAGGGGGGCTGAAATGAACCCTGACAACAACacctgagtgagcttggaagcagatcttcCCCGCAGTTGAGAATTCAGATGAAACTGTAGCACCAGCCAGCACTTTGATTATAATCTTGTCAGAGATCTTTAGGCAGGGGCACCAGCTGAGCCTCACTCAGATTGCTATTGGAAGAGCTGTAAGGTAATAAACGTGTGTTGTTCTATCTTGGGATAattattatgcagcaatagataactaattcaGGCTCCAAAGAAAGATCACAACTATTTTGAAAGGGCCAAGCATTGGGACCATGGAAGGGGAATGAAGAACTTCTCTCCTGAGTGACTAGAAAGTTATGCTCCATTCAATTCAATGAGTACTGATAGCACCACCATTGTGGGCAAGTAAAGTGGTAAAGGAATGCAAAACACTATTCCCACTATGAACCAGCTTATAGGCCTTGTGCAAACACAAAGTAATTTAGAAGTGACAGGGACCGGCAGCTGTTTGCCAAACCTATTTCTGTTCTCTCTGTTAATCAAGCTAGAAACACTTCCCAGCCTGTCCTAAAGTGAGGTATGGCTATGTGACTATATCCAAATATTAGGAGAGGGCTCATGCAGCACTTTTAGCTCGGCCCATTAACACTTCCACATCTTGCGTGCTGCCTGCTTGGTACAGAGGAACAGAATGACCTTAGAAGTCCGTGTTGAAGATGGTAAACAACAAAATGGCAGGAGTCTGGGTCCCAGAAATGTCACTCAGAGGAGAGCTATCTGCCTAACAATGATGCCTATTTTGGACTTCATCTTATGACAAATACATGTCTATTACCTTAAGCCACAGAGATTTGGAAGATTATCTGTTCTGGGAGCTAGACGTATCCTATTAAATGTACCACAGAACAATACAAGGCTATATGTAATAAAAGTGCTACCATTAATATACTTTATGAGGATTTGAAAGCagcctgtgatttaaaaaaaagagccaggGCGTGAGTTTTAGTCATTTCTCTTCAACGTTAAGTAatgatgtgaccttggacaagccattATTCTGGGCTAGATAATCTCTGAAACACCCTTCCTTTCTAAATGCCTACAATTCCACGATGCTAAGTCTTAAATTTGATGGTTCAGGTTAAAGGTTGTGTGAGGTTAGACTTTGCCATCATGTAATTCCTCTagcttttgaaaatgaagaatagtTTGCATCTCCATTGTACAATGTATCATGTATATTCTTCCATTATACTGATCatatctttcatatatttttcgtATGTACTTTTCACTGGTCACCTTCTTCAATAAGGCTAAAGGTCTTTGGCATCAGAAATTAtactttattcatctttgtctctCTGAGACTtagcatggtgtctggcacagagtaggatGGAAAAACGTGTGATTGAGTGAGGGTGGAACAAATGTCATAAACTTTTCAAAGGTTCAAGTAGGGGAGTGAGACTGCATAAAGAGGAGGGGGGAAAGGAGTCACTGAGCAAtgaggtgggaaggaggggaggtgGTAGTATTGGGTCTGAGCTACTACTATGTACTAGATGTAGGCTGAACGTTAACTGTTCCCGGTGGTGGCAATTTGCTCTGTGAGTAAAGGAGATAGGTGGGGACTTAAGAGAGCCTACCTAACCAAGAAATTGGCTAAAATGCTGTCATTTGCATAAGTATCATGGTCTGCTGACACTTTAATAaggattaaaaaggaaagagctTAGGAACAGAATCCAATAAATCTTCATGAGTTCTACACCTCTGGTTTTTTCCCAGGGTTGATTAATTCTAACAAGGCAGAGACATGGATAAAAGGAATGAGTCTCCAAATACAGATTTCATCCTCTTGGGCCTCTTCCCTGGTATGAAACATGTCAACTTCCTTGTTTCTGCCATCCTCCTGATCTACACTGTGGCTCTCACCACAAACTCCATCCTTATTCTCCTGATCTGGGTGGATTCTCACCTCCACACACCCATGTACTTCCTGCTCAGCCAACTGGCTCTCATGGACATGATGTTAATCTCTAGCACAGTACCCAAGATGGCAACTGACTTCTTCTCCGGGAGGAGAAACATATCACGAGTGGCCTGTGGGACTCAGATCTTCTTCTTCCTGACTCTAGGAATTGCTGAGAGCATCCTCATCACCCTCATGTCCTATGACCGGTATGTGGCCATCTGCAACCCTCTGAGATACGCCCTCATCATGAGCCAGAAGGTCTGTCTGCAGATGGCTGCCATCTCCTGGGTTGGGGGCACCCTTACATCACTTGCACACACGGCCTACACCATGCATTTCCCCATCTGTGGTTCCAGAGAGATTTCTCATTTCCTCTGTGAGGTCATGGCCATTCTAAAATTGGCCTGTGAAGACGTCTCTGCCTATGAGAAGGCTGTGGTGACGACAACCATCATGGTGCTCTTCATCCCCTTGTCCTTCATCTTGTCCTCTTATGCTCTCATCTTCCTTGCTGTCCTCCGCATGAACTCCCCTGAGGGTAGGAACAAAGCCCTGGCCACCTGTTCCTCCCACCTGACTGTAGTGATTCTCTACTTTGGTCCAGCCATGCTGGTCTACATGAGGCCTAGTTCTTACCACAGTCCCAAGCTGGATGAGGTTCTTTTTATGCTTGGTGCCATCCTCACCCCTATGATGAACCCCCTCATATACAGTCTGAGGAACAAGGAGGTGGTGTGTGCTTTGAAAAAGGTGTTGGGACGCTGCCTAACCTCAAATTAGATACAAATATATGATGCACATTAATTGCTAGCTCTATTTCACTCTAAAACAGCATTGCTTAGATTCCATTTCAGCGCTAGTCTTTTCATACTTGAAATTGCAAAGGGACCACTGACTCCATGGTTTCAgttcatatatacataaaattggtGAAACGTGTTTATCTTCTTCATGCTTCCTTGAGAATTTCAGGCCCACATTCTCAAATTGTGAATCTCCAGGAGTTAGGTACTCCAggactgatgatgatgatggtggtagtggtggcaGTGATTGTGGTGGTGATAAGGGTGGTGTTGGTGTTggtagtggtgacagtggtgatgacGGTGGTAGTAAATGGTGTACTTGGAGTGGTGGTAGCTGAAGTGGTAGAAGTagtgatggtaatgatgatgaagTTTCACCAAGAGAACTGAATCAATGAAGCTTTATTCAACTACAAAGGAAATGTGAATCTATTTCAGTCTTTGAAAGAGGCCAACCATGACTGAAAGTCCAGAAATGCTCCAGCTTCCAAAAGACCCTTAAGTGAAGATAAAAACtgagttgagggcttccctggtggtgcagtggttgagaatccgcctgccaatgcaggggacatgggctcgagccctggtctgggaagatcccacatgccgcagagcaactgggcccgtgagccacaactactgagcctgcgcgtctggagcctgtgctccacaacaagagaggccgcgacagtgagaggcccgcgcaccgcaatgaagagtggcccccgcttgccgcaactagagaaagccctcgcgcagaaacgaagacccaacacagccaaaaataaataaattaattaataaaaaaaaaaaaaaaactgagttgaGTTCTTGGTGTcaaatctttaaaatgaaaggactAAATTATAGACCCaaacaaaaatccaattaaattACTCTATTTTACTAGGAATAGGAAAAGCCTAAACACCCCTATTCACCTAATGTCTATATTCCCCCTTTTATACAAATggtattatactatatatatttttctacacCTGCCTTATTCATTTAAATGAtcttcctcattccttttttgtggctgtatagtattccactgtgtagatgttcataatttatttcaccaatcctctattaatggacatttaggttgtttccaagctTTTACTATTACAAAGAATGCTGCTTGAATAACCTatacatgtatcattttgaaaatGTGCAGCTATATCTGGAGAATAAATTCATAGAAgaattgctaagtgaaaaaaaaattactctattttaatcttgtaataacctataatggagggcttccctggtggcgcagtggttgggaatccgcctgccaatgcaggggacacgggttcgtgccccggtccgggaagatcccacgtgccgcggagcggctaggcccgtgagccacaactactgagcctgtgcgtttggagcctgtgctccgcaacaagagagtccgcgatagtgagaggcccgcgcaccatgatgaagagtggcccccgcttgccacagctagagaaagccctcgcacagaaaaggaagacccaacacagccaaaaataaaaaaaaaataaaaaaaaaaaaacctataatggaaaagaatctgaaaaatatatattttttgaaaaaaaaaaatatagtgaatcactttgctctaaacctgaaactaacacaatattgtaaatcaactacagttcaataaaaataaataaaataaaataaaataaatttaattactcTACTTTTCTTctacataacattttaaatatttcatgaagTTTTCCCCATTAGCAGAAAGAATCTatattaagactttatttttaagaatacatAATGGACAGTTATCTACAAATTTatatcataaaatgaatttgaattttttaccTTTCTAGTGACTTTCTGCCATGTAATGTAATAGGAATAAACATTCACATTTCAGCAGAGGGGAAAATAGAGCAAACGTAGCTGAATCTATAAATGTGGAAATATTACTGTCCTAACATCTGACAGTATGAATATAAATGGACT
It encodes:
- the LOC132363445 gene encoding olfactory receptor 2T27-like produces the protein SHTGQNDFILLGLFPGMKHVNFLVSAILLIYTVALTTNSILILLIWVDSHLHTPMYFLLSQLALMDMMLISSTVPKMATDFFSGRRNISRVACGTQIFFFLTLGIAESILITLMSYDRYVAICNPLRYALIMSQKVCLQMAAISWVGGTLTSLAHTAYTMHFPICGSREISHFLCEVMAILKLACEDVSAYEKAVVTTTIMVLFIPLSFILSSYALIFLAVLRMNSPEGRNKALATCSSHLTVVILYFGPAMLVYMRPSSYHSPKLDEVLFMLGAILTPMMNPLIYSLRNKEVVCALKKVLGRCLTSN